A single region of the Halobacterium wangiae genome encodes:
- a CDS encoding DUF309 domain-containing protein translates to MDDHTRDPSVAPPLGDPTGWRTDERVWEHATLRRACEHGIRLYNAGAFHESHDCFEDEWYNYGSGTTESAFLHGMVQVAAGAYKHFDFENDDGMRSLFDTALQYLSDVPADFYGVDVADVRATLREALVDPSVLEDWRIPIDGAEPTAYPVDYEYAEQLE, encoded by the coding sequence ATGGACGACCACACCCGGGACCCGAGTGTCGCGCCACCGCTGGGCGACCCGACGGGCTGGCGGACCGACGAGCGGGTGTGGGAGCACGCGACGCTGCGCCGGGCCTGCGAGCACGGCATCCGCCTCTACAACGCCGGGGCGTTCCACGAGTCCCACGACTGCTTCGAGGACGAGTGGTACAACTACGGGAGCGGCACCACGGAGAGCGCATTCCTCCACGGGATGGTCCAGGTGGCCGCGGGCGCGTACAAGCACTTCGACTTCGAGAACGACGACGGGATGCGCTCGCTGTTCGACACCGCACTCCAGTACCTCTCCGACGTCCCCGCGGACTTCTACGGCGTGGACGTCGCTGACGTCCGGGCGACGCTGCGGGAGGCGCTGGTCGACCCGTCCGTCCTCGAGGACTGGCGGATACCCATCGACGGCGCGGAGCCGACGGCCTACCCGGTCGACTACGAGTACGCCGAGCAGCTTGAGTAG
- a CDS encoding TrmB family transcriptional regulator, whose amino-acid sequence MNDGDAIGALKRLGLTTYEARVFVALQKLGSGSASEVAEIAEVPRSQVYGAAEDLEGRGLVDVEQSNPTRYRPVDVEEARERLYRQLRSQSDAAFDYLDSVREEYGTDEEESESIWTVRGRANVVSRTARLLGSATDHVVYGTDDTAELEPAVREALGAAVDAGVDVTLVSESEDVLAVARDLGARTVSVAHQPTPDMGAERVVMADNDAVLISVEGDDGTETAFWSRDTAFAGMLSSLLGEFVADVAGEQ is encoded by the coding sequence ATGAACGACGGCGACGCAATCGGCGCTCTCAAGCGCCTCGGCCTGACGACCTACGAGGCCCGCGTCTTCGTCGCGCTCCAGAAGCTCGGCTCGGGGTCGGCCAGCGAGGTCGCCGAGATCGCCGAGGTACCTCGGTCGCAGGTGTACGGCGCCGCCGAGGACCTGGAGGGCCGCGGCCTCGTGGACGTCGAGCAGTCCAACCCGACGCGGTACCGGCCAGTCGACGTCGAGGAGGCCCGCGAACGGCTCTACCGACAGCTCCGCTCGCAGAGTGACGCGGCCTTCGACTACCTGGACTCGGTCCGCGAGGAGTACGGCACCGACGAGGAGGAGAGCGAGTCCATCTGGACCGTCAGGGGCCGGGCGAACGTCGTCTCGCGGACCGCCCGACTGCTCGGGTCCGCCACCGACCACGTGGTGTACGGCACGGACGACACCGCCGAACTCGAACCGGCAGTGCGGGAGGCGCTCGGTGCAGCCGTCGACGCCGGTGTCGACGTGACCCTCGTCAGCGAGTCCGAGGACGTCCTCGCCGTGGCCCGGGACCTCGGCGCGCGCACCGTCTCGGTCGCCCACCAGCCCACGCCGGACATGGGCGCCGAGCGCGTCGTGATGGCGGACAACGACGCCGTGCTCATCAGCGTCGAAGGCGACGACGGCACGGAGACCGCGTTCTGGAGCCGCGACACCGCCTTCGCGGGGATGCTCTCCTCGCTGCTCGGCGAGTTCGTCGCCGACGTCGCCGGCGAGCAGTAG
- a CDS encoding DUF7269 family protein, with protein sequence MTNARQTLLGALGVASIAVAAGIAVGLAPAALTGPVSGLDATLATGVLGSLLVGYALVQRRSNDARDGPVPLSRERSATEPGDPGESVDDALKLATGDANAPLTQEARASVREKVRVTAVRAYARRHSVDETVAAEAVAAGEWTSDVVAAAFVGDERAPPFPLRERLRGWLHPERAYRSRAERAANAVHALATEVSQ encoded by the coding sequence GTGACGAACGCCCGCCAGACACTGCTCGGCGCGCTCGGCGTAGCGAGCATCGCTGTCGCAGCCGGCATCGCCGTCGGCCTGGCGCCGGCCGCCCTCACTGGCCCGGTGTCCGGCCTCGACGCGACGCTCGCGACTGGGGTTCTCGGCTCGCTGCTGGTCGGCTACGCGCTCGTGCAGCGCCGCAGCAACGACGCTCGCGACGGCCCCGTCCCGCTCTCCAGGGAGCGCTCGGCGACGGAACCGGGTGACCCCGGCGAGTCGGTCGACGACGCGCTCAAACTGGCGACGGGGGACGCGAACGCGCCGCTCACGCAGGAGGCCCGCGCGAGCGTGAGAGAGAAGGTGCGGGTGACCGCCGTCCGCGCGTACGCTCGTCGGCACTCGGTCGACGAGACGGTCGCGGCCGAGGCCGTCGCCGCCGGCGAGTGGACCAGCGACGTCGTCGCGGCGGCGTTCGTCGGCGACGAGCGCGCACCGCCGTTCCCACTGCGGGAACGTCTCAGAGGGTGGCTCCACCCGGAGCGGGCCTACAGGAGTCGCGCCGAACGCGCGGCGAACGCGGTCCACGCCCTCGCCACGGAGGTGTCGCAGTGA
- a CDS encoding DUF58 domain-containing protein has protein sequence MTTQSRFAGALLATLTLAAAGALSGQRTLFVAAAIPLAFVVYGAISTPASVENLRVTRTLSKESPLPGDRVRVTLTVENVGDSVLPDVRVADGVPDGLRVVEGQSEGAFAVPAGETATVEYTVVADRGQFPFDPPTVRLRGMGAAATRTAHVEATGVETLDCRVTVADIPLRRQTTAHAGTLPTDSGGPGIEFHSTRDYQHGDPVSRINWRRYAKTGELSTVNYRERRAAAVVLAVDARESSDVSAHSGTPSGAALSAYAAAQAVEPLESGGHQVGLAVFGLDDPLTGATDPAWVPPGSGDAHHARLSSVLDAALDGEGPIDDEDTPATAGSDGEAEPAPTTEPATADGGRPWAGAADGEDARVKRFAGRVSPRTQVVVYSPSLDEFPAMLARRLVADDHRVTAVCPDVTTTDTPGRTLAAADRTLAMDALRATGAQVVDWSPDESLSSAVSRAAAAVERGSR, from the coding sequence GTGACCACCCAGTCGCGGTTCGCCGGCGCGCTCCTGGCGACGCTGACGCTCGCCGCCGCGGGCGCGCTCAGCGGGCAGCGAACCCTGTTCGTCGCCGCCGCGATCCCGCTCGCGTTCGTCGTCTACGGAGCGATCTCGACGCCAGCGAGCGTCGAGAACCTGCGGGTCACCCGGACACTCTCGAAGGAGTCGCCGCTCCCCGGCGACCGGGTCCGGGTCACGCTGACCGTCGAGAACGTCGGCGACAGCGTCCTCCCGGACGTGCGCGTTGCCGACGGTGTCCCGGACGGACTCCGCGTCGTCGAGGGACAGAGCGAGGGGGCGTTCGCCGTTCCCGCGGGGGAGACGGCCACCGTCGAGTACACCGTCGTCGCCGACCGCGGACAGTTCCCGTTCGACCCGCCGACGGTCCGGCTCCGGGGGATGGGCGCGGCGGCCACCCGGACCGCGCACGTCGAGGCGACGGGTGTCGAGACACTGGACTGCCGCGTGACCGTCGCGGACATCCCGCTTCGTCGCCAGACCACCGCCCACGCGGGCACGCTCCCGACGGACTCGGGCGGACCCGGCATCGAGTTCCACTCCACGCGGGACTACCAGCACGGCGACCCCGTCAGCCGCATCAACTGGCGGCGGTACGCCAAGACGGGCGAACTCTCCACGGTCAACTACCGCGAGCGGCGTGCAGCGGCGGTCGTGCTCGCCGTGGACGCCCGCGAGTCGAGTGACGTGTCGGCCCACAGTGGGACGCCCTCGGGCGCCGCACTGTCGGCGTACGCCGCGGCGCAGGCCGTCGAACCACTGGAGTCCGGCGGCCACCAGGTCGGACTCGCGGTGTTCGGCCTCGACGATCCCCTGACGGGCGCGACCGACCCCGCGTGGGTGCCGCCTGGGTCCGGGGACGCCCACCACGCACGCCTCTCCTCGGTACTGGACGCCGCCCTCGACGGGGAGGGGCCGATCGACGACGAAGATACCCCTGCGACCGCTGGCTCCGACGGGGAAGCCGAACCAGCGCCCACCACAGAACCCGCGACGGCCGACGGTGGGAGACCCTGGGCGGGCGCGGCCGACGGCGAGGACGCCCGCGTGAAGCGGTTCGCCGGTCGCGTCTCGCCGCGCACGCAGGTGGTCGTCTATTCGCCGTCGCTCGACGAGTTCCCGGCGATGCTCGCCCGCCGCCTCGTGGCCGACGACCACCGGGTCACCGCGGTCTGTCCGGACGTGACCACGACCGACACTCCCGGACGCACGCTCGCCGCCGCCGACCGCACCCTGGCAATGGACGCGCTCCGTGCGACGGGCGCCCAGGTGGTCGACTGGTCGCCAGACGAATCGCTGTCGAGTGCTGTCTCGCGCGCCGCTGCCGCGGTCGAACGGGGGTCGCGATGA
- a CDS encoding AAA family ATPase, translating to MDVDSAAQTCTDVIDAVSEAVVTEREFLETVLSGALARGHVLLEDVPGTGKTLTARSLANALGLEFTRIQFTPDLLPADITGSHVYDAATESFTFNRGPVFANVVLADEINRAPPKTQAALLEAMEEGQVSVDGETRQLPDPFFVIATQNPVEQEGTFRLPEAQRDRFAVKAGIGYPDRTGERELIDRRADRTTTTPGVSQVVPDDALADLQSVPETVAVADGVRDYVVDVGRATREDDRVEVGVSPRGIQRLFEVARARAVIHGREFVTPDDVKRVARPVLVHRLVLTGAATVENTDSADVVRDVLDRVEVPTVS from the coding sequence ATGGACGTCGACTCCGCCGCCCAGACGTGCACCGACGTGATCGACGCGGTGAGCGAGGCGGTCGTCACCGAGCGCGAGTTCCTGGAGACCGTGCTCTCCGGTGCGCTCGCCCGCGGCCACGTCCTCCTCGAGGACGTCCCCGGCACCGGGAAGACCCTGACGGCCCGCAGCCTCGCGAACGCCCTCGGTCTCGAGTTCACCCGCATCCAGTTTACCCCGGACCTCCTCCCCGCGGACATCACCGGCTCGCACGTCTACGACGCCGCCACCGAATCGTTCACGTTCAACCGCGGTCCCGTCTTCGCGAACGTGGTGCTCGCGGACGAGATCAACCGCGCGCCGCCGAAGACCCAGGCCGCGCTCCTCGAGGCGATGGAGGAGGGGCAGGTCAGCGTCGACGGCGAGACCCGCCAGCTCCCGGACCCCTTCTTCGTCATCGCGACGCAGAACCCCGTCGAGCAGGAGGGGACGTTCCGACTGCCCGAGGCCCAGCGCGACCGCTTCGCCGTGAAAGCGGGCATCGGCTACCCGGACCGTACCGGCGAGCGCGAACTCATCGACCGTCGCGCCGACCGCACCACGACGACGCCCGGCGTCTCCCAGGTCGTCCCCGACGACGCGCTCGCCGACCTCCAGTCGGTGCCGGAGACGGTCGCCGTCGCCGACGGCGTGCGCGACTACGTCGTGGACGTCGGCCGCGCCACTCGCGAGGACGACCGCGTCGAGGTCGGCGTGAGTCCGCGCGGTATCCAGCGCCTCTTCGAGGTCGCCCGCGCTCGCGCCGTCATCCACGGCCGCGAGTTCGTGACCCCCGACGACGTGAAACGCGTCGCCCGTCCGGTGCTCGTCCACCGCCTCGTCCTCACCGGCGCGGCGACCGTCGAGAACACGGATTCCGCCGACGTCGTCCGGGACGTCCTCGACCGCGTCGAGGTCCCCACCGTCTCGTAA
- a CDS encoding glutathione S-transferase N-terminal domain-containing protein: MLELYVQPLCPYCRKVKRVLDELGLEYTTHRVSFFKFRRDEVRELSGQSQVPVLVDTDHGVEGMNESDDIVAYLRETYES, encoded by the coding sequence ATGCTCGAACTGTACGTACAGCCGCTCTGTCCGTACTGCCGGAAGGTCAAGCGCGTCCTGGACGAACTCGGGTTGGAGTACACGACCCACCGCGTCTCCTTCTTCAAGTTCCGTCGCGACGAGGTGCGAGAACTGAGCGGCCAGTCACAGGTGCCCGTGCTCGTCGACACGGACCACGGCGTCGAGGGGATGAACGAGAGCGACGACATCGTGGCGTACCTGCGGGAGACGTACGAGTCGTAG
- a CDS encoding MMPL family transporter, with product MSRVDDLVALVTGHSKAAIAVMLVLTIAIGAGAPMVDQSSSLDQFQSESDASQKLDYIEANFQTDSENSTTAQIIVRGDDVLSKDALVRTLEYERTLYQNETIGPTLADDDAITGVANVVALASIQTEQGREVQRVATELQERQSALEERSTALNDTADLLQAELTYLRQNPDASAAASFESVRANSSVELNQTDAAIFQQATDALRNATSESEAQEAYRVGTQGVLADDYRELQSQAAELESLAETLETERAELEDARNASIDEQIEQLESMNESAVDSIVATVLAEGQNGNGGFSVFALMPSDYEPGSTSADATMLVVQQSAQGAAPTGQVTDDAIIDAQLAMQTLGAADGQDYLVFGAGIISEEINTSMTDSLLIVGPLAVVFVLLALAIAYRDVLDILLGLFGIAAVLTWTFGFMGWTDIAFNQIFIAVPVLLIGLSIDYAIHIFMRHREERQNSPGEGVRGSMKIALGGVGVALVWVTATTVIGFLSNLTSPVPPIQEFGVVSSWGIFAALLVFGVLIPALKVEIDGFLESRGWDRQKRAFGTGGGRFSSVLAVGSTAARKAPAVVLVLTLLVTAAGAYGATQVDTSFDQEDFLAEEPADWMKDLPEPFAPGEYSAKQNLRYVNERFVREDSQAQILLENDVTGNRALQRVQAACDAAAEKDVTQTLSNGQPAIQGPLSTMQSVAAQNESFAETFRAADTDGDGVPDQNVAGVYDAFFDAAPDQASAYVYQNENGEYEALRLVVSVQGGASGEDITTQMRDVADAATGDGVEATATGSAILNKIVQDQLLETVVQSLLITLVAVFAFLMVTYRVTDGSATLGAVTLLPVVLSVAWILGTMYLAGIPFNVLTGMITSLTVGLGVAYSIHLSERYTQELERSGSVWESMRTAVTGTGGALLGSAATTVGGFGVLAFAILPPLQQFGIITGLTIIYAFLAAVLVLPTLLVIWTKYLGPDWAKTDFEEGGGNAGSDHDDSDDDPSSGDGATPSTPADAAANGGAVAASTAAGTASTPSSAAVRELDRDVVQPGGTVRATVEIPDQDGRVALSESVRGGAVTAVDADSDPVEAVVGGDGVHVTWHRAAYASATYEVTVPETAPDGSEVTFVGHVLASGEERDVAGDASVTVVADIFERVFAQAAVTDDDLAAASAAFREGGLTADEYDRVVREWVRERPVSE from the coding sequence GTGAGTCGCGTCGACGACCTCGTCGCACTGGTCACGGGGCACAGCAAGGCCGCTATCGCCGTCATGCTGGTGTTGACCATCGCCATCGGCGCCGGCGCACCGATGGTCGACCAGTCCTCGTCGCTCGACCAGTTCCAGTCCGAGAGCGACGCCTCCCAGAAACTCGACTACATCGAGGCGAACTTCCAGACGGACAGCGAGAACTCGACGACCGCGCAGATAATCGTCCGCGGCGACGACGTGCTCTCGAAGGACGCGCTCGTACGCACACTGGAGTACGAGCGCACCCTCTACCAGAACGAGACGATCGGCCCGACGCTCGCCGACGACGACGCCATCACGGGCGTCGCCAACGTCGTCGCGCTCGCGTCAATCCAGACCGAACAGGGCCGCGAGGTCCAGCGCGTCGCGACGGAGCTACAGGAACGCCAGTCGGCCCTCGAGGAGCGCTCGACCGCGCTCAACGACACCGCCGACCTGCTGCAGGCCGAACTCACGTACCTCCGGCAGAACCCGGACGCGAGCGCCGCGGCGTCCTTCGAGTCGGTGCGAGCGAACAGCTCCGTCGAACTGAATCAGACCGACGCCGCCATCTTCCAGCAGGCGACCGACGCGCTCCGCAACGCGACGTCGGAGTCCGAGGCCCAGGAGGCCTACCGGGTCGGCACGCAGGGCGTGCTCGCCGACGACTACCGCGAGCTACAGAGCCAGGCGGCCGAACTGGAGTCGCTGGCGGAGACGCTCGAGACGGAACGTGCGGAACTGGAGGACGCCCGGAACGCGTCCATCGACGAGCAGATCGAACAGCTCGAGTCGATGAACGAGTCGGCTGTCGACTCCATCGTCGCGACGGTGCTCGCCGAGGGACAGAACGGGAACGGCGGCTTCTCCGTCTTCGCGCTGATGCCCTCGGACTACGAACCGGGGTCGACGAGCGCCGACGCGACGATGCTCGTCGTCCAGCAGAGCGCCCAGGGAGCCGCCCCGACCGGTCAGGTGACCGACGACGCCATCATCGACGCCCAGCTCGCGATGCAGACGCTCGGTGCGGCCGACGGCCAGGACTACCTCGTCTTCGGCGCGGGCATCATCTCCGAGGAGATCAACACCTCGATGACCGACAGCCTGCTCATCGTCGGGCCGCTGGCGGTCGTCTTCGTGTTGCTCGCGCTCGCCATCGCCTACCGCGACGTCCTCGACATCCTGCTCGGCCTCTTCGGCATCGCGGCCGTGCTGACGTGGACGTTCGGCTTCATGGGGTGGACCGACATCGCGTTCAACCAGATCTTCATCGCGGTGCCCGTCCTCCTCATCGGGCTCTCCATCGACTACGCCATCCACATCTTCATGCGACACCGGGAGGAGCGACAGAACTCGCCGGGCGAAGGCGTCCGCGGGTCGATGAAGATCGCCCTCGGCGGCGTCGGCGTCGCGCTCGTCTGGGTGACCGCCACCACGGTCATCGGCTTCCTCTCGAATCTCACCAGCCCCGTCCCGCCCATCCAGGAGTTCGGCGTCGTCTCCTCGTGGGGGATCTTCGCGGCGCTGCTCGTCTTCGGCGTGCTGATTCCCGCGCTGAAGGTGGAGATCGATGGCTTCCTCGAGTCCCGTGGCTGGGACCGCCAGAAGCGCGCGTTCGGCACCGGCGGCGGGCGCTTCAGCAGCGTGCTCGCGGTCGGGTCGACGGCCGCGCGGAAGGCGCCGGCCGTCGTGCTCGTGCTCACGCTGCTCGTGACCGCCGCGGGCGCGTACGGCGCGACGCAGGTCGACACCTCCTTCGACCAGGAGGACTTCCTCGCGGAGGAACCGGCGGACTGGATGAAAGACCTCCCGGAGCCGTTCGCGCCGGGCGAGTACTCCGCGAAGCAGAACCTCCGGTACGTCAACGAGCGGTTCGTCCGCGAGGACTCCCAGGCCCAGATACTGCTCGAGAACGACGTCACCGGGAACAGGGCGCTCCAGCGGGTGCAGGCCGCCTGCGACGCGGCGGCCGAGAAGGACGTCACGCAGACGCTCTCGAACGGCCAGCCCGCGATACAGGGGCCGCTGTCCACGATGCAGTCCGTCGCGGCCCAGAACGAGTCGTTCGCCGAGACGTTCCGGGCGGCGGACACTGACGGCGACGGCGTCCCCGACCAGAACGTCGCCGGAGTGTACGACGCGTTCTTCGACGCGGCACCCGACCAGGCCAGCGCCTACGTCTACCAGAACGAGAACGGGGAGTACGAAGCGCTCCGCCTCGTGGTGTCCGTGCAGGGCGGTGCCTCCGGTGAGGACATCACTACACAGATGCGCGACGTCGCGGACGCGGCCACCGGCGACGGCGTCGAGGCGACCGCGACCGGGAGCGCCATCCTCAACAAGATCGTCCAGGACCAGCTCCTCGAGACGGTCGTCCAGAGCCTGCTCATCACGCTCGTCGCGGTGTTCGCGTTCCTGATGGTGACCTACCGTGTCACCGACGGGAGTGCGACCCTCGGTGCGGTCACGCTGCTCCCGGTCGTACTGAGCGTGGCGTGGATCCTCGGGACGATGTACCTCGCTGGTATCCCGTTCAACGTGCTCACGGGGATGATCACGAGCCTCACCGTGGGGCTCGGGGTCGCCTACAGCATCCACCTCAGCGAGCGGTACACCCAGGAACTCGAACGCAGTGGCTCCGTCTGGGAGTCGATGCGCACTGCTGTCACCGGTACCGGTGGCGCGCTCCTCGGGAGCGCGGCGACCACCGTCGGTGGCTTCGGCGTGCTGGCGTTCGCCATCCTGCCGCCGCTCCAGCAGTTCGGCATCATCACCGGCCTCACCATCATCTACGCGTTCCTGGCGGCCGTGCTCGTCCTGCCGACGCTGCTCGTCATTTGGACGAAGTACCTCGGCCCCGACTGGGCGAAGACGGACTTCGAGGAGGGTGGCGGTAACGCGGGCAGCGACCACGACGATTCGGACGACGACCCGTCGTCGGGCGACGGTGCGACGCCCAGCACCCCGGCGGACGCGGCCGCGAACGGCGGTGCAGTCGCCGCGTCGACGGCTGCGGGAACAGCATCGACCCCGTCCAGCGCTGCGGTCCGGGAGCTCGACCGCGACGTCGTCCAGCCCGGCGGCACCGTCCGTGCGACGGTCGAGATTCCCGACCAGGACGGGCGCGTGGCGCTCTCGGAGTCCGTCCGCGGCGGTGCGGTGACGGCCGTGGACGCCGACAGCGACCCGGTCGAGGCAGTCGTCGGCGGCGACGGCGTCCACGTCACGTGGCACCGGGCTGCCTACGCGTCGGCGACTTACGAGGTGACCGTCCCCGAGACGGCCCCCGACGGCTCCGAAGTGACGTTCGTCGGCCACGTGCTCGCCAGCGGCGAGGAGCGCGACGTCGCGGGCGACGCCAGCGTGACGGTCGTCGCCGACATCTTCGAGCGCGTGTTCGCGCAGGCGGCCGTGACCGACGACGACCTCGCGGCCGCCAGCGCGGCGTTCCGCGAGGGCGGCCTCACGGCCGACGAGTACGACCGGGTCGTCAGGGAGTGGGTGCGAGAGCGCCCGGTCAGTGAATGA
- a CDS encoding GNAT family N-acetyltransferase → MPVVRADTDARYEDALGVRYAVFVDEQGVPEGLEVDDYEDESLHFVAYDATSDPVGAARLREYEPRVGKVERVAVLESRRGEGWGDALMDAVEDAARERFDELYLHAQLPAAGFYDRRNYEREGDQFEEADIAHVAMRKRFE, encoded by the coding sequence ATGCCTGTCGTTCGTGCAGACACTGACGCACGCTACGAGGACGCGCTCGGCGTCAGGTACGCCGTCTTCGTCGACGAACAGGGCGTTCCCGAGGGCCTGGAGGTCGACGATTACGAGGACGAGTCGTTGCACTTCGTCGCGTACGACGCGACGAGCGACCCTGTCGGCGCCGCCCGCCTCCGTGAGTACGAACCGAGGGTCGGGAAAGTCGAGCGCGTCGCGGTGCTCGAGTCCCGCCGCGGCGAGGGGTGGGGTGACGCCCTGATGGACGCCGTCGAGGACGCCGCCCGCGAGCGCTTCGACGAACTCTACCTCCACGCTCAGCTCCCAGCCGCAGGCTTCTACGACCGCCGGAACTACGAGCGCGAGGGCGACCAGTTTGAGGAGGCCGACATCGCGCACGTCGCAATGCGGAAACGCTTCGAGTAG
- a CDS encoding DUF7519 family protein, which produces MTTSTTVRRPTLVAGLAVLAVVAYAVDDASFTYGNLAVVAAVGGAVLAVSTGLASREEPLAVFGASVLAPVGGVAVLAAMALSLSDLPLLDGLLDPFVLLALAAAGFGAVAAFTSGVGGGAVGRAFSVVVATTALPGLAAVGAIFLELDAQTGFIAGLAGGIADIAVTPTGRPIDVVVFFVLLAVTARALAAAADAAPLVELAPRHRRDAVARTTRWLVVVCLSIWRLFAVAWVAAFVALVTGAGQSMVAQVPSTIVSVVGTLASAEPLRPLMFATIAVSLLSYAGLRLARLATGDHRESLRRVAPTVGGGVLAVAVGVVYAAQLVDAARESTPEQALPLLENAVRVFGEPALALAALVLPLVGLAGLLLAFAALGRLRAVPQRGTPAAVAAAGLVLAGAVAGVQNASPGFVFGLVAAGMVAWDTGEYGVGLAAELDRRAPTARVELVHVAASVVVGVLAYHGANALYGATAGSSVPTTPAALAALVAAGVGLAALVAALAD; this is translated from the coding sequence ATGACGACGAGCACCACCGTCCGGCGGCCGACGCTGGTCGCGGGTCTCGCAGTGCTTGCAGTCGTCGCGTACGCCGTCGACGACGCCAGCTTCACGTACGGGAACCTGGCGGTGGTCGCCGCTGTCGGCGGCGCCGTGCTCGCCGTCTCGACGGGGCTGGCTAGCCGCGAGGAACCGCTCGCGGTGTTCGGCGCGTCCGTGCTCGCGCCGGTCGGTGGCGTCGCCGTCCTCGCGGCGATGGCGCTCTCGCTGTCCGACCTCCCGCTGCTGGACGGGCTCCTCGACCCGTTCGTGCTGCTCGCGCTGGCCGCCGCTGGCTTCGGCGCGGTCGCGGCGTTCACGAGCGGCGTCGGCGGGGGTGCAGTCGGCCGCGCGTTCTCTGTCGTCGTCGCCACCACCGCGCTCCCCGGACTCGCGGCGGTCGGCGCCATCTTCCTCGAACTGGACGCTCAGACCGGGTTCATCGCCGGACTCGCGGGCGGTATCGCCGACATCGCCGTGACGCCCACGGGCCGCCCCATCGACGTGGTCGTCTTCTTCGTCCTGCTCGCGGTGACAGCGCGGGCGCTGGCTGCGGCCGCGGACGCCGCACCGCTGGTCGAACTCGCGCCACGGCACCGCCGGGACGCTGTCGCGCGCACGACCCGGTGGCTCGTCGTGGTCTGTCTCTCAATCTGGCGACTTTTCGCGGTGGCGTGGGTGGCGGCCTTCGTCGCACTCGTCACCGGCGCCGGCCAGTCGATGGTCGCCCAGGTGCCGTCCACCATCGTCTCTGTCGTCGGGACCCTGGCCTCGGCCGAACCGCTACGCCCGCTCATGTTCGCGACCATCGCCGTCTCGCTGCTCTCCTACGCCGGCCTCCGACTCGCGCGACTCGCGACCGGCGACCACCGGGAGAGTCTGCGGCGGGTCGCACCCACTGTCGGCGGCGGCGTGCTCGCGGTCGCAGTCGGCGTCGTGTACGCCGCCCAGCTCGTCGACGCGGCGCGAGAGTCCACCCCCGAACAGGCGCTGCCGTTGCTCGAGAACGCCGTCCGCGTGTTCGGTGAACCGGCGCTCGCGCTCGCCGCGCTCGTCCTGCCGCTGGTGGGCCTCGCGGGCCTCCTGCTCGCGTTCGCCGCACTCGGTCGCCTCCGCGCGGTCCCACAGCGCGGCACGCCCGCGGCCGTCGCCGCCGCTGGACTCGTCCTCGCGGGCGCCGTCGCGGGGGTCCAGAACGCCAGCCCGGGGTTCGTCTTCGGCCTCGTCGCCGCCGGCATGGTCGCCTGGGACACCGGCGAGTACGGCGTCGGTCTCGCCGCGGAACTCGACCGTCGGGCGCCCACGGCGCGCGTCGAACTCGTCCACGTCGCGGCCAGCGTCGTCGTCGGCGTGCTGGCCTACCACGGCGCGAACGCGCTCTACGGTGCCACGGCAGGCTCCAGCGTCCCGACGACGCCAGCGGCGCTGGCAGCCCTCGTCGCCGCGGGTGTCGGCCTCGCGGCACTCGTCGCCGCGCTCGCGGACTGA